One region of Bacteroidota bacterium genomic DNA includes:
- a CDS encoding alpha-amylase, with product MIFAIPSNKIFYRSLSVLVISIYILACNKDAKQNLLDLNDTGLPYSVITLMPDSTVINIGEFLIDSLIGQSLTVDCNAPCSFKVVGNRFTMKYDNDSIPYIFLLKIKTQYTSRALLCKKSELKTVELTFNPANNIYKEVKVKGEFNSWNADATILDLSNGVYKARITAPPGSYQYKLMLDGKESSHVGNADSVSNGMGGWNNLLIVPKADESALPRLHTLAIKDGKVIIGKTANAATVIALWQNQEVATSSSSESIEILIPQEATKLERSFLRVIACNALGSSNDIWIPLQNGKVIEDAALLKRSDKHLNNMYFVLVDRFVDGDTSNTLKTNDARIMEKANYYGGDLQGIVRKLRDGYFDKLGINCIWISPIVQNPLGAYQEYPAPNRWFSGYHGYWPVHETIIDFRFGNDAVFKTLVDEAHKRNINVLLDFVSNHVHAENLLFKEHPEYFTQLELADGRKNLRLWDEQRLTTWFEPFMPDINYEKAEVVNLMSDSAMYWIKKFGIDGFRHDAVKHVPSPFWLTLTQKIKAYSSKSGNEIYQIGETFGSRELIRSYVSSGQLDGQFDFNIYFDASRILLSDESFANLKNSVLSSLSAFGHHHLMGNISGNHDMPRFVSFAGGALKSNEDAKEAGWSRNITVADTTGYHKLLQLHVLNMMLPGVPCTYYGDEYGDAGAGDPDNRRMARFGDDLNSNESLLLDQFSKISHLRNQQMALLYGELNFTEAGDSVLIMERNYFGKKVIAFFNKSDKLVKRKVDTNGRKLLFRSDSKLNNEIEIPPHGVEVVY from the coding sequence ATGATTTTCGCAATTCCATCCAATAAAATTTTTTATCGCAGCCTTAGTGTGCTTGTAATTTCCATCTACATTTTGGCATGCAACAAAGATGCAAAACAAAATTTACTTGACCTTAATGATACCGGTTTGCCATATAGCGTTATTACGCTTATGCCCGACAGCACTGTTATAAATATTGGTGAGTTTCTCATCGATTCGTTAATCGGTCAGTCACTTACCGTTGATTGTAATGCGCCATGTTCCTTTAAAGTAGTGGGCAACCGGTTTACTATGAAATATGACAATGATAGTATACCTTATATATTTTTATTGAAGATAAAAACGCAGTATACAAGCAGAGCACTGCTTTGCAAAAAATCAGAACTTAAAACCGTTGAATTAACTTTTAATCCTGCCAACAACATTTATAAGGAGGTTAAAGTAAAAGGGGAATTTAATAGTTGGAATGCCGATGCAACTATTTTGGATTTAAGTAATGGTGTTTACAAAGCTCGCATTACGGCTCCTCCGGGCAGCTATCAGTATAAGTTAATGCTTGATGGCAAGGAATCGTCTCATGTTGGAAATGCTGATTCAGTTAGCAACGGCATGGGCGGATGGAATAATTTGTTGATTGTTCCCAAAGCTGATGAAAGCGCATTACCCCGTTTACACACTCTGGCTATTAAGGATGGAAAGGTGATAATCGGAAAGACAGCAAACGCTGCAACAGTAATTGCATTATGGCAAAATCAGGAAGTGGCAACAAGTTCTTCTTCTGAAAGCATAGAGATATTGATTCCGCAAGAGGCCACTAAACTTGAGCGCAGTTTTTTGCGGGTAATTGCTTGTAATGCGTTGGGTTCGAGCAATGATATATGGATACCATTACAGAACGGGAAAGTGATAGAAGATGCCGCTCTTCTTAAGCGGTCGGATAAACACCTTAACAACATGTATTTTGTTTTGGTGGATAGATTTGTTGATGGTGATACTAGCAATACGTTAAAAACAAATGATGCCCGCATAATGGAAAAGGCCAATTATTATGGTGGCGACTTACAGGGCATTGTTAGAAAATTGCGAGATGGATATTTTGACAAGCTTGGTATTAACTGCATCTGGATTTCGCCAATCGTACAAAATCCGCTTGGCGCTTATCAGGAGTATCCTGCTCCAAATAGATGGTTTAGCGGATATCATGGCTATTGGCCTGTACACGAAACAATTATTGACTTCCGATTTGGTAACGATGCAGTTTTTAAAACACTCGTTGACGAGGCGCATAAACGAAACATTAATGTATTGCTCGATTTTGTAAGCAATCATGTGCATGCAGAGAATTTACTATTTAAGGAGCATCCCGAATATTTTACTCAACTCGAATTGGCTGATGGGAGAAAAAATCTGCGACTTTGGGATGAGCAACGTTTAACCACCTGGTTCGAACCTTTTATGCCCGATATCAATTATGAAAAGGCCGAAGTGGTGAACTTGATGAGCGACAGTGCCATGTACTGGATTAAAAAATTTGGTATTGATGGATTTAGGCACGATGCTGTAAAGCATGTTCCATCGCCTTTTTGGCTCACCCTTACCCAAAAAATTAAAGCATATAGCAGTAAAAGTGGAAATGAAATATATCAAATAGGCGAAACCTTTGGTTCGCGCGAACTCATCCGCAGTTATGTATCAAGCGGGCAACTCGATGGGCAATTTGACTTCAATATTTATTTTGATGCAAGCAGGATTTTACTTTCAGATGAGTCTTTTGCAAATCTTAAGAACAGCGTGCTTTCTTCTTTATCTGCATTTGGTCATCATCATCTTATGGGTAATATAAGTGGCAATCACGATATGCCTCGTTTTGTAAGTTTTGCAGGTGGTGCACTTAAGAGTAACGAAGATGCTAAGGAAGCTGGATGGTCAAGAAATATTACCGTGGCTGATACAACAGGATATCATAAATTATTGCAACTGCATGTGTTGAATATGATGCTTCCCGGTGTTCCATGTACTTACTATGGCGATGAATATGGTGATGCAGGAGCAGGTGATCCAGACAACAGGCGCATGGCGCGTTTTGGAGATGACTTAAACAGTAATGAATCACTTTTATTAGATCAGTTTAGCAAGATTTCGCATTTGCGAAATCAACAAATGGCTCTTCTGTATGGTGAGTTAAATTTTACAGAAGCTGGCGATTCGGTTTTGATAATGGAACGTAATTACTTTGGAAAAAAGGTCATTGCTTTTTTTAATAAATCAGATAAACTAGTGAAAAGGAAAGTAGATACCAATGGAAGGAAGTTGTTATTTAGATCGGATAGTAAATTAAATAATGAAATAGAAATTCCGCCACATGGCGTTGAAGTTGTTTATTGA
- a CDS encoding class I SAM-dependent methyltransferase has translation MAISPLASGVLFAEAKTILVMSYFDTVASEYDKDFTHSIVGQYQRNLIQQEVKQLLSGKNALQILELNCGTGEDASFFNQLGHKVFATDASNEMIEVCKKKHVNSDTLIFEQCRIEEIKLTQNQKFDVVFSNFSGINMLDEEALRKFLTRVPAHLVTNGYLILVFFGKVYLPEFLYYLLKGRWKKAIRRLKHKEQFAGKEYIYYHSTFKVQELLQAEYFIVKSKPVGIVSPPSYLSAWFEKRKWLFNFLVYCDSVLTYIVPGIGSDHCMLIAKKR, from the coding sequence ATGGCCATATCACCGCTTGCTTCAGGAGTATTATTCGCTGAAGCTAAAACAATACTAGTCATGTCTTATTTTGATACGGTTGCTTCTGAATACGATAAAGATTTTACACATTCGATTGTGGGGCAATATCAGCGCAATTTGATACAGCAAGAAGTAAAACAGTTGCTAAGTGGTAAGAATGCACTCCAAATTCTTGAATTAAACTGCGGAACAGGTGAAGACGCTTCATTTTTTAATCAACTTGGACACAAAGTTTTTGCAACCGATGCATCTAACGAAATGATTGAGGTATGTAAAAAAAAGCATGTTAATTCTGATACGCTTATTTTTGAACAATGCAGAATAGAAGAAATAAAGTTAACACAAAATCAGAAGTTCGATGTGGTGTTTTCTAATTTTTCTGGAATTAATATGTTGGATGAAGAGGCGTTGAGAAAATTCCTAACTAGAGTACCAGCACACCTAGTGACTAATGGGTATTTAATTCTGGTTTTTTTTGGCAAGGTATATCTTCCCGAATTTCTGTATTATCTTCTAAAAGGCCGTTGGAAAAAGGCTATCAGAAGATTGAAGCATAAAGAACAATTTGCTGGCAAAGAATACATCTATTACCACTCCACATTCAAAGTTCAAGAGCTATTGCAAGCGGAATATTTTATCGTAAAGTCAAAACCGGTTGGTATTGTTTCTCCACCTTCTTATCTTTCAGCATGGTTCGAAAAAAGAAAGTGGTTATTTAATTTCCTGGTCTATTGCGATAGCGTTTTAACGTACATAGTCCCTGGTATAGGCAGTGACCATTGCATGCTTATAGCAAAAAAGAGGTAA
- a CDS encoding radical SAM protein: MRVLITHSYFIRLDAKQWKQQQPYPPLATLYAAAALMRENYEIQFADIQFAHQPQEIGSYIKSFAPNTVVIYDDGFNYLTKMCLTNMRQACMEMIKMAKRAGCKIIVSSSDSTDHPEYYLQAGADYILHGEGEQTLCVLLDYIKANKDASELEGIIYLKNEVAIKNAARTVLKNLDTLAAPAWQLLDFTLYKKAWEKSAGYISINLATTRGCPFKCNWCAKPIYGNRYNSHSVDFIIEQIKLVTQQFGVTHIWFCDDIFGLKPGWISQFADALTDSNLKIKFKIQCRADLLLQGDTIAHLARAGCDEVWIGAESGSQQVLDAMDKGITLAQIAQATYLLKKHGIKPCFFIQFGYPGETREDINKTIDMVHQLQPADIGVSVSYPLPGTPFYERVKAELNSKANWTDSDDLALMFANTYPKEFYKTLQRYLHRRFRALQSKTFVSNQGGYSKHNSFAANALAWPYHRLLQEYYSLKLKQY, translated from the coding sequence ATGCGCGTACTTATAACGCACTCCTATTTTATTCGCCTCGATGCCAAACAATGGAAACAGCAGCAGCCTTATCCACCATTGGCAACGCTTTATGCAGCAGCTGCCTTGATGCGTGAAAATTATGAAATTCAGTTTGCAGATATTCAATTTGCCCATCAACCTCAGGAAATTGGAAGTTACATAAAATCATTTGCCCCCAACACGGTAGTCATATACGATGATGGCTTTAATTACCTTACCAAAATGTGTCTTACCAATATGAGACAAGCCTGTATGGAGATGATTAAAATGGCAAAACGAGCGGGATGTAAGATCATAGTGAGTAGTAGCGATAGTACAGATCATCCCGAATATTACCTGCAGGCAGGTGCTGATTACATCTTGCATGGCGAAGGAGAGCAAACCCTTTGTGTTTTGTTAGATTATATAAAGGCTAACAAAGATGCCAGTGAACTAGAAGGTATAATCTATTTAAAAAATGAAGTAGCCATAAAAAATGCAGCACGTACGGTTCTTAAAAATCTTGATACACTTGCTGCTCCTGCATGGCAATTGCTGGACTTTACTCTTTATAAAAAAGCCTGGGAAAAATCAGCGGGTTATATTTCAATTAATCTGGCCACTACACGCGGGTGCCCATTTAAATGTAATTGGTGTGCCAAGCCCATATATGGTAACCGTTATAACTCGCACAGCGTTGATTTTATTATTGAACAAATTAAGTTGGTGACACAACAATTTGGTGTAACCCATATTTGGTTTTGTGATGATATATTTGGATTAAAACCCGGATGGATTAGCCAGTTTGCTGATGCGTTGACTGATTCAAATTTGAAAATCAAATTTAAAATTCAATGCCGAGCTGATTTACTATTGCAGGGAGATACCATAGCCCACCTGGCACGTGCCGGTTGCGATGAGGTTTGGATAGGGGCCGAGAGTGGTTCGCAACAGGTGCTGGATGCTATGGACAAGGGGATTACACTTGCTCAAATTGCGCAAGCAACATATCTACTAAAAAAACATGGTATTAAGCCTTGCTTTTTTATTCAGTTTGGATATCCTGGCGAAACAAGAGAGGACATAAATAAAACAATTGACATGGTGCATCAACTGCAACCTGCGGATATTGGAGTGTCTGTAAGTTATCCATTGCCAGGCACACCATTTTACGAAAGGGTAAAAGCGGAATTGAACAGCAAAGCAAACTGGACCGATAGCGATGATCTTGCCTTGATGTTTGCCAATACCTATCCGAAAGAATTTTATAAAACCCTGCAGCGATATCTGCACCGCAGATTCAGAGCATTGCAAAGCAAAACATTTGTGAGCAACCAAGGCGGTTACAGCAAACATAACAGTTTTGCTGCAAATGCATTAGCATGGCCATATCACCGCTTGCTTCAGGAGTATTATTCGCTGAAGCTAAAACAATACTAG
- a CDS encoding nucleotidyltransferase domain-containing protein, with the protein MAPIEPYAVKAVLSTLAYFSVFKHPLRYDELQSHSHFDVLSKNQLNQVLQIAIGSNVIKQSGSYYILGDKSEILRRTIGEENAHQAMQKAEKFSEIISQFPFVKGVALSGSISKGYMDADSDVDYFIITAPGKLWICRTLLILYKKIILLNSRKFFCLNYFVDENNLAIPDQNIFTATEIVFLKTMYGPEAMNSFFKANEWIFNFYPSAKIDVSAKQIAKPWISTFAEKICSTWLCNIFEVTLRKVTVLFWRIKFGKRTPEWHQAQMRNKAGVSKHHPNGFQVKVMEAHEQILQSCLEKLSL; encoded by the coding sequence ATGGCACCCATTGAACCGTATGCGGTAAAGGCTGTACTAAGCACGCTTGCTTATTTTTCTGTGTTCAAGCATCCGCTTCGCTATGATGAATTGCAAAGCCATTCCCATTTTGATGTGCTTAGTAAAAATCAACTCAATCAGGTATTACAGATTGCAATTGGCAGTAATGTTATAAAACAAAGCGGCAGCTATTATATACTTGGCGACAAAAGTGAAATTTTGCGAAGAACAATAGGTGAGGAGAATGCCCACCAAGCCATGCAGAAGGCCGAAAAATTTTCCGAAATCATTTCTCAGTTTCCTTTTGTTAAGGGTGTGGCACTTAGTGGCAGTATATCAAAGGGGTATATGGATGCAGATTCTGATGTAGATTATTTTATTATTACCGCCCCCGGCAAACTATGGATTTGCAGAACGTTACTTATTCTTTATAAGAAGATCATACTGCTCAATTCTCGTAAATTTTTTTGTCTTAATTATTTTGTTGATGAAAACAATTTGGCCATACCTGATCAAAATATTTTTACAGCAACCGAAATAGTTTTTTTAAAAACCATGTATGGTCCCGAGGCGATGAATTCATTTTTTAAAGCAAATGAGTGGATATTTAATTTTTATCCATCAGCAAAAATTGATGTGTCAGCTAAGCAAATTGCCAAACCATGGATTTCAACTTTTGCCGAAAAAATATGCAGCACCTGGCTTTGCAATATTTTTGAAGTCACATTAAGAAAGGTTACAGTACTCTTTTGGCGCATTAAATTTGGCAAGCGTACACCAGAATGGCATCAGGCACAAATGCGAAATAAGGCCGGAGTTTCAAAGCATCATCCTAACGGTTTTCAAGTAAAAGTAATGGAAGCACACGAACAAATTTTACAATCGTGCCTTGAAAAACTATCTTTGTAA
- a CDS encoding NYN domain-containing protein: protein MIESKFNIAVLIDGDNAQARFIKEIIEEVSKYGKVTIRRIYGDWTKPQMNSWKESLNQFSISPIQKFSYTTGKNSTDSSLIIDAMDILHSGSVEGFCLVSSDSDYTGLAKRIREEGLFVMGIGSKTTPIAFVNSCELFTFSENLKNEIIKEEEVEVIKGETKITHKPKTAGSQIKKPIVKKSFPRIDFGLIDKAFEISINDDEEAYISKVGISLRKIDPSFDPRTYGFNTLTQLFEKIPKYTVIKNEINGLKHPLIRLK from the coding sequence ATGATAGAATCAAAATTTAACATTGCCGTATTAATCGATGGAGATAATGCGCAAGCCCGGTTTATAAAGGAAATAATTGAAGAAGTTTCCAAGTATGGTAAAGTTACCATTAGGCGTATTTATGGCGACTGGACAAAGCCACAAATGAATAGTTGGAAAGAAAGCCTCAATCAGTTTTCGATCAGTCCGATTCAAAAATTTTCGTACACCACCGGAAAGAATTCAACCGATAGTTCGCTTATCATTGATGCCATGGATATACTTCATAGTGGAAGCGTAGAAGGGTTTTGCCTTGTATCTAGCGACAGCGATTATACCGGACTAGCCAAGCGTATTCGCGAAGAGGGATTGTTTGTAATGGGAATAGGGAGTAAAACCACACCGATAGCTTTTGTTAATTCCTGCGAGCTTTTTACTTTTAGCGAAAATCTAAAAAACGAAATAATTAAAGAGGAAGAAGTGGAAGTAATTAAGGGAGAAACCAAAATTACTCACAAGCCAAAAACGGCTGGCAGTCAAATAAAGAAACCGATTGTAAAAAAGTCTTTTCCAAGAATTGATTTCGGTTTAATTGATAAAGCTTTCGAAATTTCAATTAACGATGATGAGGAAGCATACATTAGCAAAGTAGGAATATCATTACGAAAAATAGATCCCAGCTTTGATCCACGAACGTATGGCTTTAATACATTAACACAGCTTTTTGAAAAAATTCCTAAGTACACGGTAATTAAAAATGAAATTAACGGACTTAAGCACCCATTAATAAGACTTAAATAG
- a CDS encoding GNAT family N-acetyltransferase: MNPADCKCTLQTTNAKLNPLCEKDAEFIFNLLNSDGWLRFIGNRNINSLDDAKNYIYKVMANSQAAYWIVFVNMEAIGLITLIKRDYLSSPDIGFAFLPQYQQKGFAFETTNCVIDYLQREKGVSKLSAICTIDNDASIKLLEKLGFSFLQEIIVEGEELNAYFRSVAK; this comes from the coding sequence TTGAATCCAGCAGATTGTAAGTGTACCCTTCAAACTACCAATGCTAAGCTAAATCCACTTTGCGAAAAGGATGCTGAATTTATTTTCAACCTATTAAACTCAGATGGATGGTTGAGATTCATTGGGAATCGTAATATCAATTCATTAGACGATGCTAAAAATTACATTTACAAAGTTATGGCTAATAGCCAAGCTGCTTATTGGATTGTATTTGTAAACATGGAGGCCATAGGCCTTATTACTTTAATTAAACGCGATTATTTGTCAAGCCCTGACATTGGCTTCGCTTTCTTGCCACAGTATCAGCAGAAAGGATTTGCATTTGAAACAACAAACTGTGTAATTGATTATTTGCAGAGAGAAAAGGGGGTAAGTAAGTTGAGCGCAATATGCACCATTGATAATGATGCTTCAATAAAGCTTTTAGAAAAACTCGGCTTTTCATTTTTACAAGAAATAATTGTGGAAGGTGAAGAGCTGAATGCATATTTCCGGTCTGTTGCTAAATGA
- a CDS encoding glycosyltransferase family 4 protein, giving the protein MQPALKKALIITYYWPPAGGGGVQRWLKFSKYMRSNGWEPVIFTPDKPEIVAHDESLAKQIPEGIEVMRTPIWEPFHIYKFLIGKKQHEKVYSGVLVENKKKSFMQTFSLWVRGNLFIPDAKKFWIAPSITYLKKYLATHNIDAIVSTGPPHSTHMIALGIKKHMPQLPWIADFRDPWTNVDYWSQLNLSAWAERKHHRLQAEVLRNADKVVTVSWSWAQDFVNLNVRKDIEVVTNGYDHADFESGDVVLDGKFTITHVGSMNADRNPHVLWKALQNILKQNSELEKHIQIQLLGPLDNSVNESISSHGLDKFVTKVHFMPHREVIQRLCQSQVLLLPINNTPNVGGVLPGKLYEYLGAKRPIICITTTGTDSERLMRESGAADICGYDDVPRMEQIVLSLFEKYKNKQLNSEPKGVEKFARQNLCKQFFNLFDSITIKAK; this is encoded by the coding sequence ATGCAGCCTGCACTAAAAAAAGCATTAATAATAACGTACTATTGGCCACCGGCAGGTGGTGGTGGGGTGCAGCGTTGGCTAAAGTTTAGCAAGTATATGCGTAGCAATGGATGGGAACCGGTAATATTCACTCCCGATAAACCGGAAATTGTTGCTCACGATGAAAGTTTAGCTAAACAAATTCCTGAGGGTATCGAAGTTATGCGCACTCCCATTTGGGAGCCATTTCACATTTATAAATTTTTAATAGGGAAGAAGCAACACGAGAAGGTTTACTCAGGTGTGCTTGTGGAGAATAAAAAGAAAAGTTTCATGCAAACATTTTCGCTCTGGGTGCGTGGCAACCTATTTATTCCGGATGCAAAAAAATTTTGGATAGCACCATCAATAACTTATCTAAAAAAATATCTGGCAACCCATAACATTGATGCAATCGTAAGTACAGGCCCGCCTCATAGTACCCACATGATTGCCCTTGGCATTAAAAAACACATGCCGCAATTGCCATGGATTGCAGACTTTCGTGACCCTTGGACCAACGTAGATTATTGGAGTCAATTAAATCTTTCGGCATGGGCTGAACGTAAACATCATCGTCTGCAAGCTGAAGTATTGCGCAATGCCGATAAAGTAGTTACGGTTAGTTGGAGTTGGGCACAGGATTTTGTAAACCTTAACGTGCGCAAGGATATTGAAGTAGTTACAAATGGCTACGATCATGCCGACTTTGAAAGTGGCGATGTAGTATTGGATGGTAAGTTTACCATTACTCATGTGGGCAGCATGAATGCTGACCGCAATCCTCATGTACTTTGGAAGGCGTTGCAAAATATTTTGAAACAAAATAGTGAGCTAGAAAAACATATTCAGATACAGCTACTTGGGCCTTTAGATAATTCTGTTAATGAAAGTATTTCTTCCCATGGCCTTGATAAATTTGTAACCAAGGTTCACTTTATGCCACACCGCGAGGTGATACAGCGTTTATGCCAATCGCAGGTATTGTTGCTGCCAATAAATAATACACCAAATGTAGGAGGTGTATTACCAGGCAAACTATATGAATATCTGGGTGCCAAGCGCCCTATTATTTGTATTACCACTACAGGCACCGACTCAGAAAGATTAATGCGTGAATCAGGTGCAGCGGATATTTGTGGCTATGATGATGTGCCACGTATGGAGCAAATTGTTTTATCCTTATTCGAAAAATATAAAAATAAGCAGCTTAATTCAGAACCTAAGGGCGTTGAAAAATTTGCGCGGCAAAACCTTTGTAAGCAATTTTTTAATTTGTTTGATTCGATAACTATAAAAGCAAAGTAG
- a CDS encoding response regulator, which produces MSNTKIVVVEDEVIVAKDIQRTLQKLGYEVPATAPSAAVAFEKIEEFKPDVVFCDIKLKGEQDGIDIANRIFQQYDIPVIFLTSYVDKTTLDRAKLTQPYGYIVKPFNEVDLQTTLEMALYKYAKDKEIRMARAQFANTLERIQEAVIIIDEEEHPTFMNPRAESFTGFSLVEARTMPFDKILFLPASNDFVFNGDRYVNNKPAKVITPINGESHDVVISISQIKSEKDNLLGKAYILQMNTAAAETPLAEKLVSLDNTVINDSFFVKKGSQLVKVYLTNILWIQAMDNYVIIQTHNDQFIIHSTMKDIEAKLPVSKFVRVHRSYIIQIDKITILDENTVIVNEKNIPIGKSYREGFLNRLKFL; this is translated from the coding sequence ATGAGTAATACAAAAATTGTTGTAGTTGAAGATGAAGTAATTGTAGCCAAAGACATTCAACGCACCCTGCAAAAGTTGGGATACGAAGTTCCTGCAACAGCGCCAAGTGCTGCAGTGGCTTTCGAAAAAATTGAAGAATTTAAACCTGATGTTGTTTTTTGTGATATTAAACTTAAGGGTGAGCAAGATGGAATTGACATTGCTAACAGGATTTTTCAGCAATACGATATTCCGGTAATTTTTCTAACATCTTATGTAGACAAAACTACGCTCGACCGTGCTAAGTTAACCCAGCCTTATGGTTATATAGTAAAGCCGTTTAATGAAGTTGACCTTCAAACAACACTTGAAATGGCATTATATAAGTATGCCAAAGACAAGGAGATACGTATGGCGCGTGCGCAATTTGCTAATACACTAGAGCGTATACAAGAGGCCGTTATAATAATTGATGAAGAAGAGCATCCTACCTTTATGAATCCACGTGCTGAATCGTTTACCGGTTTTTCGCTTGTAGAAGCTCGTACTATGCCTTTCGATAAAATTCTTTTCCTGCCGGCAAGCAACGACTTTGTGTTTAACGGAGATCGATATGTAAATAATAAGCCTGCCAAAGTTATTACTCCAATTAATGGTGAGTCGCATGATGTAGTTATTTCTATTTCACAAATTAAGTCTGAAAAGGATAATTTGCTTGGCAAAGCATACATATTGCAAATGAATACTGCCGCAGCCGAAACACCGTTAGCTGAAAAATTGGTTTCGTTAGACAACACTGTAATTAATGACAGCTTTTTTGTAAAGAAAGGTTCGCAGTTAGTAAAGGTTTATCTTACTAATATTTTGTGGATACAAGCGATGGATAACTATGTAATAATTCAAACCCACAACGATCAGTTTATTATTCATAGCACTATGAAAGATATAGAAGCCAAACTGCCCGTATCAAAATTTGTGCGTGTACACCGTTCTTATATCATACAAATAGATAAGATAACCATACTGGATGAAAATACGGTAATTGTAAACGAAAAAAATATTCCAATCGGAAAGTCATATCGGGAGGGATTCTTAAACCGTTTGAAATTCTTATAG
- a CDS encoding SRPBCC family protein, with translation MKILKIIGIILALYLAYAIIMGLVRKGPYEITESKSIKGDAGVIWQNISRHHEFVKWNPWSKMDPDNKVTYKGEDGAVGSSYAWVGEKMGQGEMITTSLEPGKSHSCDLNFIKPFESKTFTTMLMEPEADGTYKVSWVFKAESDFMEAAMTSAMFMDMKKELSNSFKEGLANLEKKVVEETAALPPPAPPAAIADSVATI, from the coding sequence ATGAAAATTTTAAAAATTATCGGAATTATACTTGCATTGTATCTGGCGTATGCAATTATCATGGGACTAGTAAGAAAGGGCCCATATGAAATTACCGAGTCAAAAAGTATTAAAGGCGATGCAGGGGTAATATGGCAGAATATTAGTCGCCACCACGAGTTTGTAAAATGGAATCCATGGAGCAAAATGGATCCTGACAACAAAGTTACCTACAAAGGAGAAGATGGAGCAGTAGGTAGCAGTTATGCCTGGGTTGGCGAGAAAATGGGACAAGGTGAAATGATTACAACAAGCCTTGAGCCAGGCAAATCGCACAGTTGTGATCTTAATTTTATTAAGCCTTTTGAAAGCAAAACATTTACCACCATGTTGATGGAACCTGAAGCAGACGGTACTTACAAAGTATCATGGGTGTTTAAGGCAGAAAGCGATTTTATGGAAGCCGCCATGACCAGCGCTATGTTTATGGATATGAAAAAGGAGTTGAGCAATTCGTTTAAAGAAGGATTGGCAAATCTTGAGAAAAAAGTAGTAGAGGAAACTGCTGCCTTGCCACCTCCTGCTCCACCAGCAGCAATAGCCGATTCAGTTGCCACTATCTAG